A genomic segment from Spinacia oleracea cultivar Varoflay chromosome 3, BTI_SOV_V1, whole genome shotgun sequence encodes:
- the LOC110805618 gene encoding uncharacterized protein, which produces MRLAFPRGRSPLLINSTNTKQFHQQQRQRQRQRQQQHRIPSLSSFFLKTSISLSSSSISPFKTLTFFFSSSPRTSSMEADDSTNHGFDRPEMFSLSVANTVDAYDRHVFLCYKTPDSWPAIVENSDADPLPKLLSSALKARKDDLPVKTRLTICGGCNGDECSDGDIYIFPEMVKYRGLKESDVDAFVDDVLVNGKTWASETPESLVGAYVFVCAHGSRDMRCGVCGPVLIDKFNELIESRDLKDKVFVSGCSHVGGHKYAGNVIIFGTNAEGKVTGDWYGYVTPADVSDLLDVHIGKGEIIEKLWRGQMGLKLEAAEKGDNKSPTENIQEKSQDSGNEVKESSTSCCQGTNGVSCCRDSSVGNGEVAEANLKKSTNEPCKKIRVCLPAWTGKWEQSDLLMAGAVVGAVATVAVAYSIFRRSA; this is translated from the exons ATGCGTTTGGCTTTTCCCCGTGGAAGAAGTCCGCTTCTGATAAATTCAACCAACACAAAGCAATTTCATCAACAGCAGCGACAACGACAACGACaacgacaacaacaacatcgcatcccctctctctcctcattcttCCTCAAAACttccatttctctctcctcttcctcaatttctcccttcaaaaccctaaccttcttcttctcttcctcaccTCGAACTTCATCAATGGAGGCGGACGACTCCACCAACCATGGCTTCGATCGCCCTGAGATGTTTTCACTCTCCGTGGCTAATACTGTCGATGCTTACGATCGCCATGTCTTTCTCTGCTACAAAACGCCTGATTCTTGGCCTGCTATCGTTGAGAACTCCGATGCCGATCCACTTCCTAAACTTCTATCCTCTGCTCTTAAGGCTCGCAAGGATGACCTTCCTGTCAAG ACTCGTCTGACCATATGCGGGGGATGCAATGGGGATGAGTGCTCAGATGGTGATATATACATTTTCCCAGAGATGGTCAAATATAG GGGTTTGAAGGAGTCTGATGTGGATGCATTTGTGGATGACGTTCTTGTGAACGGTAAAACATGGGCTTCTGAAACGCCTGAGTCCTTGGTTGGtgcatatgtttttgtttgtgcCCATGGTAGCAGAGATATGAGGTGTGGTGTATGTGGTCCTGTTCTCATTGATAAGTTCAACGAGTTAATTGAGTCCAGAGATTTGAAGGATAAGGTTTTCGTGAGTGGTTGTTCTCATGTTGGCGGTCATAAGTACGCTGGAAATGTGATCATCTTTGGGACAAATGCTGAGGGCAAGGTTACTGGTGATTG GTACGGTTACGTCACTCCAGCTGATGTTTCAGACTTGCTTGATGTTCACATTGGCAAAGGAGAAATAATAGAAAAGCTATGGAG GGGCCAAATGGGCTTGAAATTGGAGGCTGCTGAGAAAGGAGATAACAAATCTCCAACTGAAAACATTCAGGAGAAATCGCAGGATTCTGGAAACGAGGTTAAGGAAAGCTCCACAAGCTGTTGCCAGGGTACAAATGGAGTTTCATGTTGCAGGGATAGCTCTGTTGGCAATGGTGAAGTTGCAGAAGCAAACTTGAAGAAATCCACAAACGAGCCTTGCAAGAAAATCAGGGTATGCTTGCCAGCTTGGACAGGGAAATGGGAGCAAAGTGATCTTCTGATGGCTGGTGCAGTTGTTGGGGCTGTAGCAACTGTTGCTGTGGCTTATAGCATCTTCAGAAGGTCGGCATAG
- the LOC110805620 gene encoding serine/threonine-protein kinase D6PK, whose protein sequence is MESVGDALNLVMKSQNSACIVGKKFLSPSGESSSCNQVSGFESKCSIKHPVKDSEACDSRSSLGPAAFRLGHGTDDGQLNNQLASQSAISFCPSPPNSFHSANQSIEAKDTITEASECHSSIEKSSESGENSQSFDFVESRKVSSTYRCSTGSDVSDESSSSSMSSTMYKPHKVNDVRWIAIRKAQSHYGLLQLTHFRLLKQLGCGDIGKVYLSELVGTRTHFAMKVMNKAALESRKKLLRAQTEREILQSLDHPFLPTLYTHFETENHSCLVMEFCPGGDLHSLRQRQPHKCFTEHAARFYVAEILLALEYLHMLGIIYRDLKPENVLVREDGHIMLSDFDLSLRCAVCPTLVKSSNSSLESKSSAYCAQPACIEPSCIIQPACFSPRFLFNKHKKAKKPKPKTDLYSQGCPLPELLAEPTNARSMSFVGTHEYLAPEIIKGEGHGSAVDWWTFGIFLYELLFGKTPFKGQGNRATLFNVVGQPLRFPDNPCVSFAARDLIRGLLVKEPQHRLAYRRGATEIKQHPFFQSINWALIRCATPPDVPRPYTLSPANPPATASKVVQPSANYVEIDFF, encoded by the exons ATGGAATCTGTTGGTGATGCACTTAACTTGGTGATGAAATCTCAGAATTCTGCTTGTATAGTTGGCAaaaaatttctctctccttcag GGGAAAGTTCCAGTTGCAATCAGGTTTCTGGGTTTGAGTCCAAATGTTCTATTAAGCATCCTGTTAAGGATTCCGAGGCCTGTGACTCAAGAAGTTCGTTGGGTCCGGCAGCTTTTAGGTTAGGCCATGGCACAGATGACGGACAGCTAAATAACCAATTAGCTTCTCAATCAGCAATCAGTTTTTGTCCTAGCCCTCCAAACAGTTTTCACTCTGCCAACCAGTCTATAGAGGCCAAAGACACCATCACGGAAGCAAGTGAATGCCACAGTAGTATTGAGAAATCGAGTGAAAGTGGTGAGAACAGTCAATCCTTTGACTTTGTTGAGAGTAGGAAAGTGAGTAGTACTTACAGATGCAGCACAGGAAGTGATGTTAGCGATGAAAGCAGCTCCAGTAGCATGAGTAGCACCATGTACAAGCCTCACAAAGTTAACGATGTTAGATGGATTGCTATTCGCAAAGCTCAATCTCATTACGGGCTACTGCAGTTGACCCATTTCAGACTTCTGAAACAGTTGGGATGTGGAGACATAGGGAAGGTGTATCTATCTGAATTGGTTGGGACCAGAACTCATTTCGCAATGAAGGTCATGAACAAAGCAGCTTTAGAGAGCCGAAAGAAACTTTTGAGGGCTCAAACGGAGAGAGAGATTCTTCAGTCCCTGGATCATCCATTCTTGCCCACATTGTATACACATTTTGAAACAGAGAATCATTCTTGTTTGGTGATGGAGTTCTGCCCTGGAGGTGATCTGCATTCACTTAGGCAGAGACAACCTCATAAATGCTTTACTGAACATGCTGCAAG ATTTTATGTTGCAGAGATTCTCCTTGCCTTGGAATATCTACATATGCTTGGTATTATCTACCGGGATCTAAAGCCAGAGAATGTGTTAGTTAGAGAAGATGGACATATAATGCTTTCTGATTTTGACCTTTCTTTAAGATGTGCGGTTTGCCCAACGCTTGTTAAGTCATCAAACTCAAGCCTGGAATCGAAAAGTTCAGCATACTGTGCTCAACCTGCTTGTATAGAACCATCTTGTATCATTCAGCCTGCGTGTTTTTCACCACGTTTCTTATTCAACAAGCACAAGAAAGCAAAGAAACCGAAACCAAAGACTGATCTATATTCTCAAGGCTGTCCTCTGCCAGAGCTCCTTGCTGAACCGACAAATGCTCGATCAATGTCATTTGTTGGAACTCATGAGTACTTGGCACCTGAAATCATTAAAGGTGAAGGGCATGGCAGTGCTGTAGATTGGTGGACCTTTGGAATATTTCTGTATGAGTTATTGTTTGGAAAAACACCATTTAAAGGGCAGGGAAACCGTGCTACATTGTTTAATGTGGTAGGACAGCCTCTAAGATTTCCAGACAACCCTTGTGTAAGCTTTGCAGCAAGAGACTTGATAAGAGGTTTGTTGGTAAAGGAGCCTCAACACCGCCTTGCCTATAGACGTGGTGCCACAGAAATCAAGCAGCATCCATTCTTTCAGAGCATCAATTGGGCACTAATTCGCTGTGCTACCCCGCCTGATGTTCCAAGGCCTTACACCCTTTCACCTGCTAATCCACCTGCCACAGCTTCTAAGGTAGTGCAACCCTCGGCTAATTATGTTGAGATTGATTTCTTCTGA